CTAAAGCCAGGCGGAAGAATTGGCAATGTTAATTACCTTGGCAGCGGAGAAAACGTTTTGATTAATAGACTTGACTGGGGTTGCGGGATGGGACACAAAGTTATTGCCGGGGGCTTGATGCCGGGCGGCAGGCTTAGGATGGAGAAACTTGCGGCGCTTGCCACAACAGGCAGACTTGATTTAGGTAAACTTATAACCCACAAATTCAATGGTATGGAGCATCTTGAAGAGGCATTGCTTCTGATGAAGGACAAGCCTAAGGAATTAATAAAACCAGTAGTCATTGTTTAATAGAGCGAATGTACAGATGCTGCTCCTCTGATTTTTTTGTTACAACACAAGAAAATCAGAGGAAGAGCACAATAATTGAGAACGGTAAAGGTAAATGATCTGAGCACCGAGACAAAATCCGATAACGATTTTTTCTTCCTGTATGGCTTGCCGGATAAACCCCTTCTCTTTGATGAGCCAGGGGAATTGGGCTTCTTCGTAGATATTTATGGGGGTCCACCCACCATAACCAGCCAGATTTACCGCTTACTGAATAAGAAGAGAAACAAGTTTTTACTGTAAAATTGCTATCCATGTGTCTTTCTGTACACGCTTGGGGAAGCACCGGTTGTCCTGGCGAAACAGAGGTTGAATGTCCTCAGGTTTTCGAATCCGATATCAAAGGCGATATCAATAATCTTAAGGTCAGTTTCGATCAACATCCTGCAGGCTTCTTCTACCCGCAGCCTGTTGATATAGACCGATATCTTCTCTCCTGTAAGGAGTTTAAACATTCTTCCCAGATGATCTTGGCTCATATTTACCACGGCGGCAAGGTCGTATCTTGACAGGGGCTCCCTGTATCGGGTTTCGATCAGATCGCGTACTGCCTCCACCTTGATCTGGGTATTATCGGTAACTACCTTTTCCCTGCGTTCGGATTCCCTTTTCTTGATAAGGGCGTCCAGTTCGCTCTTTATTCCCGTAATACTCTGCTCAAGTTCCCTGAGTTTGTACCTTAACCCGAGGAGCATTACCAGAACGAAGCCTATACTTCTCACGTGGATGAAATCAATCAGTCCCAGAGGCAGGAGATTGGAGTAGCTCATCCAGAATTCTATATAGGACAACAGCTGAAAGCTGACTGCCGTCAGCATGAAAATCGCTTTCCTGTTTTCAGGCTGTTTTTTCCGGATCAGAGAAACGACTACGGCATAGATCAGGGGCAGCACCGTCAGATAATCTATGACTATCGAAAAAGTTGTGAAGATGCAGCGCCCTGAAAGCGGAATAAGGAACTGGACCGCCGTCAGCAGTACCGCAGTATAAATCATTGCAGACAGAATACGGTCTATAACAGGCAGATGGTGTTTCGTGTTCAGATAATATCTGCAGAACAGAAGGTTTACGATCACAGTCAGCGGATATGCCAGACTGAACAGGACGATGCTAAACATCGGATGCTGTTGCCAGATAAGTTCAAACCCCAGACCGGAACTGGCTATATGAACCATATATCCGGCAGCAATGAGCATGGCCAAATAGAGATACCCTTTTTCCCGTACTGAAACCGCCAGGAAAAGGGCATACATCAGCAGAATGAAGGTCGCTCCGAAGATGCCGCCATAGATGAATTTGTTCCTCATGCTGTGTCGGTAGTATCCTCTTTCCGTCCACAGCCGGATCGGCACAGTGTCGACAAGTTGGCTGTCGATCCTTATATAAAAATTGTGATGCCCCGGCCCCAGCTGCACGGGAAATACTATTCTACTATCCTGAACGGCCCGTTTGTTCATCGGGAATTCATAAGCCCCTGCGAGCATTCCGTATCCGCCGCGATGGGGATAAAACAGATCGAACCAGGAGTATATACCCTTTTCCAGTTCAATCATCAGCTTCACAGGCTCCGGCCCGGGATTGTTCAGGGCAAACTTGATCCAGTATGCGTTTCCCGAAAAGTCCAGTGCCGGTATTTGTTTTTCAGATTTTCTGTAGGAAGCAGAAATTCCGGGAGCGGCGGCATCTTCGACACCCCATACAATAACTGTTTTCTGATTAGTATTTATTTTGTCCATTTCGGCCCGATAGCTGTTTTCCGTGTGTTTGAGGGTTACCTCGATTTCAGGATCTGAACTCATTTTCCCCGATATAAGAATGTTCCGGACATCCGGAGGCAAGGTCCTGAACTGGCTGAGGTTTGAGAAAACAACTCCCTCACTCAATATCTCCAGGCTTTTCCCTATATAAGAACCGTCATGGAAAGTTTCGGAAATGACTATCGCAGCGGGATCTGCGGCGGCAGGCAGCACCGGTAGCAGCAGAAAGGGAAAAAGGAGAAGCCTTGCAGAATATTTTTGAATGGTATTCATGGAAAATATCTGTCCGGACATGTTTTTTCAGGACTGTCTGAAAACATTGTAATACTTTTGCAGAAAATTAATATCATGAGGTAAATAATAATGTCAAAACTTTCAGTAAGAGTCAATTATAAACCGCTGTTATGGTTCGCCGGCGGATTCGGCGCTTTCATTTTTACACGGGTAATGAATTATGTGCCCATGGCTCTGCCTATCGCTGCCCTGTTGATTCTCAGATTCAGCAGATCCCGGAAAACGTTCAAGGGAGTGTTGCTGACTGTTGCAGGGTTCATTATGTCCGTAATGGCAAGTCAGCTGTTGCCTTTTCCCGCTTCCGGAGCGGCATTCATGATTTTTCATATCCTCAAGCTCACAGTAAAGGGAATTCTTTTCGCGTTGCCGTACCTGATCGACAGGCTTTTGTATAATAAACTGAAAGGTTTCCTTAGAACTCTCGTATTTCCAGTTACTGCGGTAACGATATATTTTCTTGATTCCACTTTCGGACTTTTCAAGGGTACGGGCTTCTACTATGCCTTCATGCAGTATGGGAACTCTTCCCTCGTCCAATTCCTTTCAATAGCCGGCATCTGGGGAACGGGGTTTATTCTTCTATGGAGTTCCTCTGTTGTCTACTGGATCCTTGAGAATGGTTTTGAGTGGGAGATTATCAGAAAGGGTGTTTTAGTCTATGTCGGGGTTATGCTGCTTGCGTGTGCCTACGGCGGAATAAGAACTTCGCCGATGTTCTACGATTATTCCGGAAAAACAGTTACCACCGCAGCAATTATTCTGGCCGAAATCAGTCCCATGGAAGTCTTCGAGAAACTGGACGGCAGAAAATTTTCCGATTTGGATGTAGTGGTTCCCGAGATAGAAAAACGGGTCCGGCAGGCTGCTGATGCCGGCGCAGAAATCGCGGTACTACAGGAGTTTGCCGCAATTCTTCCTCAAGAGGAAGAAGCTGCCTTTATCGGACGGATGCGTAGAATCGCCACGGATAACAACGTATATCTATGCGTGGACTATGTCGCTCTGCCTCCCCGACATCCCGGACGGCATGACTATACCTTCGGGTTGATAGAACTTGATGATGATGAAGAGGGAAGCAACAAAGCTCTGCTTATAGACTGCAAGGGAGAGTTGAAGATTGAGTACACAAAGCTTCACGTTGCCCAACTTGAGGACAACTATGTTCTGGAATCTTCTTCGGACCAGATTCCCGTAGTCGATACGCCATATGGCCGAATAGGTGTCGTAATCTGCAAGGATATGGAATTTTCCCGTTTCATGCGGCAGGCAGCTCAGAAGCAGGCCGATCTCATTATTGCGCCCTCCTCGGAAGCAACCCGCGCACTGGCAATTACCTACAGTCAAATGCTGAGAGCGGTAGAATACGGGTTTTCCTTTATTCGCCCCTGCAGTTACGGTCTTTCGGTGGCGGTGGACTATCATGGAAATATTCTGGCTTCAAAAAACTCATTTACATCTCCGGGAAAAACTATGTACGCGGAGGTTCCCGTGAAGGGTACTTCGACCCTGTATGGAATTATAGGTGATCTATTTGCCTGGATATGCTGTACGGCCTTTTTCCTGTTTCTCCTGTACATATTGGCCACAGCCTTGAGACGCAAAAAATAGCGGCCGGTCTTTGTCGGTTTAATGTATCAGTTTGAAAGAAGAATCAAAATGGAGAGGTTCTATGAAAAAGGGGTTTATTCTGTTTCTATTCCTGATCGGAATTCGAAGCTTGATATCTGCTCAGCAGGAACCGGAAGTTAAAGTGAATTACGGACTCCGGGCACTTGCAGACTTCGATGTAAGCGCATCATTTCCGTTGGTTTTCAGCCAGGGGAAAACAGTATTTGTCAACACAGTCCGCTGTGGATACACAGTTTACGATTATGATGACTGGGGGCTTAATTGGGAAAGTGCAGGGGAAACTAAGAAATTTTATACTCTCACCTATAACCTTGTCTATATGCAGCGGCTTTCTACATCATGGTCGTTGATGGTCCGGTCAGCGATCGGTCTGGCATCCGATTTCGAAAACAATATATCCGGTGACGACATCTCATTTTCAGAGACGCTGATTTTTATGCACCGGTTCGGCTCCGATTTTTCACTCGGAGGGGGCGCTTTTTATTCTTTGCGGGCTCTGGAAGTCTATCCGCTTCCTTTTCTGGTGTTCGAGTGGATTCCCGTAAAGGGAATGAAGATATCGGGAACGGTTCCCGATAGTATCAATATGAGTTTCATGCTCCATGAGTCGGCTGAATTTGGTTTTTTTTTAAAAAAAGATTCATTCAATTATTATGGAAATCCGGATACATACCTTATTGACAACCCGAGGCTGGTATACACCAATCTGATCGCGGGACCGGCTCTGCACGTCATTGTGTCCGAAAGTATCGTCCTGAATTTCGAATGTGGATACGCCTTTGCCGGAAAGTTCAAGCTGTATAACGGACATGATAAAGAACTTACAATTGACATTGACCCGGAAATGTATGTAAAGATAGGTTTGGCTGCCGGGTTATAAAAAAACAGTGGATTTAAAGATTGAGATTTCACTCATATAGAAAATATGACGTGTGGAAAACGGAAATAGGGGGGATTAATGAATAAAACTAAAGTTGGAATTTTGATTTTCAATGAAGTAGAAGTCCTTGATTTTGTCGGACCATTTGAAGAGACTGTCCAGAAATCTGTGTTTTTCCTGAAATCGATCAGAGCGCATAGAGCTCCAATTGATCACTAAATTGAATCAAAAGCTGGGAGTAAATGGAACCCCAGTTTCGTGTTTTCATGGACCACTTTTCTTCCAGCCTGCTTGTTGCAAGATAAAATAATTTCAGCACCGAATCTTCATTCGGAAATACTGGTCTGTTTTTCGAGACCTTCCTCATGGAACGGTTAAAACTTTCAATCGGATTTGTTGTATAAATCAGCGTTCGTAAATCCTCGGAGTATTTGAAAAAGGTTGAGAGCTCCGGCCAGTTCGATTTCCAGGATCTGTAGATATTGCGGAAACCGTCCCCCCCCATTTCTCCTGAAATGCTTCCAGGTTGAGCAGTCCTTCTTCTTCAGTCGGGGCAGAATACACAAGCTTCAAATCGGCAGCTACGGTTTTCCGGTCTTTCCAGGCAACGTGCTTTAAGGAATTGCGTATCTGATGGACAATACATTTCTGAACCTCCGCCCGGGGAAAGGCTGATGAAATAGCCTCGGAAATGCCGGTCAGGTTATCGACCGAGAATATCAGGATCTCCTGAACTCCCCGGTTTTTTAGCTCATTCATCACCGAAAGCCAGTAACGTGATGATTCAGGTTCTTTAGACAAATAGAGCCCCAGACATTCCTTCCGGCCGTCCAGGTTGATTCCGATAATTCCATAGAGCACAACGTTTTTTACAGTTCTCTCTATCTTCATTTTTACCACCAGTGCATCCAGACATACAATCGGATATACGGGTTGAAGCGGACGGCATTGCCATTCCTTGGCTCCCTCAATAACAGCATCTGTGATAGTCGAGACCGTTTCAGGAGACATCTCGTACCCGTATATTTCTTTGATATGATATTGAATATCCCGGGTTGATAATCCAAGGCCAAACATGGAAATGACTTTTTCTTCCATTCCTGTTATATCTCTCTGCCGTTTCTTTACAATTTGCGGCTCGAAACTTCCCTCCCGGTCTCGAGGGACATCGAGATTTATTGCGCCGTGTTTGCTTTTTACCGTTTTTGTTGAGTAACCGTTTCGTATATTTTTAGAATCCGGATTACTTTTCTGATTTTTCGAATAACCTACATGGTCGGTCATTTCACCTTCATACAAGGTTTCAATGACTTACTTTGACAGGTCATTCATGAAGGAGTTCAAATCTTCTGTTGTCTTAATTCCCTGTTCTTTGATGAGCTTTTCAAGTTCTTTCTGGTTTAAAATCATGTTCTTTCTCCTGAAATAGTATATTTATTTTCAGGCAAAAACAGAGTTAATCTGA
This portion of the Sediminispirochaeta bajacaliforniensis DSM 16054 genome encodes:
- a CDS encoding 7TM diverse intracellular signaling domain-containing protein — encoded protein: MSGQIFSMNTIQKYSARLLLFPFLLLPVLPAAADPAAIVISETFHDGSYIGKSLEILSEGVVFSNLSQFRTLPPDVRNILISGKMSSDPEIEVTLKHTENSYRAEMDKINTNQKTVIVWGVEDAAAPGISASYRKSEKQIPALDFSGNAYWIKFALNNPGPEPVKLMIELEKGIYSWFDLFYPHRGGYGMLAGAYEFPMNKRAVQDSRIVFPVQLGPGHHNFYIRIDSQLVDTVPIRLWTERGYYRHSMRNKFIYGGIFGATFILLMYALFLAVSVREKGYLYLAMLIAAGYMVHIASSGLGFELIWQQHPMFSIVLFSLAYPLTVIVNLLFCRYYLNTKHHLPVIDRILSAMIYTAVLLTAVQFLIPLSGRCIFTTFSIVIDYLTVLPLIYAVVVSLIRKKQPENRKAIFMLTAVSFQLLSYIEFWMSYSNLLPLGLIDFIHVRSIGFVLVMLLGLRYKLRELEQSITGIKSELDALIKKRESERREKVVTDNTQIKVEAVRDLIETRYREPLSRYDLAAVVNMSQDHLGRMFKLLTGEKISVYINRLRVEEACRMLIETDLKIIDIAFDIGFENLRTFNLCFARTTGASPSVYRKTHG
- a CDS encoding carbon-nitrogen hydrolase family protein, encoding MSKLSVRVNYKPLLWFAGGFGAFIFTRVMNYVPMALPIAALLILRFSRSRKTFKGVLLTVAGFIMSVMASQLLPFPASGAAFMIFHILKLTVKGILFALPYLIDRLLYNKLKGFLRTLVFPVTAVTIYFLDSTFGLFKGTGFYYAFMQYGNSSLVQFLSIAGIWGTGFILLWSSSVVYWILENGFEWEIIRKGVLVYVGVMLLACAYGGIRTSPMFYDYSGKTVTTAAIILAEISPMEVFEKLDGRKFSDLDVVVPEIEKRVRQAADAGAEIAVLQEFAAILPQEEEAAFIGRMRRIATDNNVYLCVDYVALPPRHPGRHDYTFGLIELDDDEEGSNKALLIDCKGELKIEYTKLHVAQLEDNYVLESSSDQIPVVDTPYGRIGVVICKDMEFSRFMRQAAQKQADLIIAPSSEATRALAITYSQMLRAVEYGFSFIRPCSYGLSVAVDYHGNILASKNSFTSPGKTMYAEVPVKGTSTLYGIIGDLFAWICCTAFFLFLLYILATALRRKK
- a CDS encoding DUF6268 family outer membrane beta-barrel protein — translated: MKKGFILFLFLIGIRSLISAQQEPEVKVNYGLRALADFDVSASFPLVFSQGKTVFVNTVRCGYTVYDYDDWGLNWESAGETKKFYTLTYNLVYMQRLSTSWSLMVRSAIGLASDFENNISGDDISFSETLIFMHRFGSDFSLGGGAFYSLRALEVYPLPFLVFEWIPVKGMKISGTVPDSINMSFMLHESAEFGFFLKKDSFNYYGNPDTYLIDNPRLVYTNLIAGPALHVIVSESIVLNFECGYAFAGKFKLYNGHDKELTIDIDPEMYVKIGLAAGL
- a CDS encoding transposase; protein product: MGGDGFRNIYRSWKSNWPELSTFFKYSEDLRTLIYTTNPIESFNRSMRKVSKNRPVFPNEDSVLKLFYLATSRLEEKWSMKTRNWGSIYSQLLIQFSDQLELYAL
- a CDS encoding IS256 family transposase, with product MYEGEMTDHVGYSKNQKSNPDSKNIRNGYSTKTVKSKHGAINLDVPRDREGSFEPQIVKKRQRDITGMEEKVISMFGLGLSTRDIQYHIKEIYGYEMSPETVSTITDAVIEGAKEWQCRPLQPVYPIVCLDALVVKMKIERTVKNVVLYGIIGINLDGRKECLGLYLSKEPESSRYWLSVMNELKNRGVQEILIFSVDNLTGISEAISSAFPRAEVQKCIVHQIRNSLKHVAWKDRKTVAADLKLVYSAPTEEEGLLNLEAFQEKWGGTVSAISTDPGNRTGRSSQPFSNTPRIYER